Proteins from a single region of Syntrophales bacterium:
- a CDS encoding KpsF/GutQ family sugar-phosphate isomerase has product MATDQTIAKAKEVLKIEAESILGLMDRLDRNFSKAVDLIWKSKGRVIVSGIGKSGLIGKKIVATLTSTGTQALFLHPVEGLHGDLGIVTKDDILLAISNSGETQELLMLVGSIQAIGTPLITMTGNPASSLARAGEVVIDVGVEREACPFGLAPTSSTTAALAMGDALAVALIGKRKFREKDFYKLHPGGTLGLRLREKVRDIMISGERIPRVFAGTPALRAIEVMDEKNMGFVLVTDKKDRLLGILTDGDVRRHIRKGRTLQGPIDAFMTPNPRTIGEDTTLGETIEAMQQREITTLVVVNGKNRLMGYVHLHDILGRGGTLKMTVIP; this is encoded by the coding sequence ATGGCAACCGATCAGACCATCGCCAAGGCAAAGGAAGTCCTCAAAATCGAAGCGGAAAGCATTCTCGGCCTGATGGACCGGCTGGACCGGAATTTCTCAAAGGCCGTGGATCTCATCTGGAAGTCCAAGGGCCGGGTCATCGTCAGCGGCATCGGGAAATCCGGCCTCATCGGCAAGAAGATCGTCGCCACCCTGACCAGCACGGGCACCCAGGCCCTCTTCCTCCATCCCGTCGAGGGGCTCCACGGGGACCTGGGCATCGTCACGAAGGACGACATCCTCCTGGCCATCTCCAACAGCGGTGAGACCCAGGAGCTTCTCATGCTGGTCGGCAGCATCCAGGCCATCGGGACGCCGCTCATCACCATGACGGGCAATCCCGCCTCCAGTCTCGCCCGGGCCGGTGAGGTCGTCATCGACGTGGGGGTCGAGCGGGAGGCCTGTCCCTTCGGGCTGGCCCCGACCTCCAGCACCACCGCCGCCCTCGCCATGGGCGACGCCCTGGCAGTGGCCCTCATCGGGAAGCGCAAGTTCCGGGAGAAGGACTTCTACAAGCTGCACCCCGGCGGAACCCTGGGGCTCCGGCTCCGGGAAAAGGTGCGCGACATCATGATCAGCGGGGAGCGGATCCCCCGCGTCTTCGCCGGCACCCCTGCCCTCCGGGCCATCGAAGTCATGGACGAGAAGAACATGGGCTTCGTTCTCGTTACGGACAAGAAGGACCGGCTCCTGGGAATCCTGACGGACGGCGACGTCCGCCGCCACATCCGGAAGGGACGAACGCTCCAGGGGCCCATCGACGCATTCATGACCCCGAATCCCCGCACCATCGGGGAGGACACCACCCTCGGGGAGACCATCGAGGCGATGCAGCAGCGGGAGATCACCACCCTGGTGGTCGTCAACGGGAAAAACCGGCTAATGGGATACGTCCACCTCCACGACATCCTCGGACGGGGCGGCACCCTGAAGATGACCGTCATTCCGTAG
- a CDS encoding Tex family protein has product MTELTANAAAEATEAHIQRIAGELGIAPGQVEATARLLGEGATVPFIARYRKEATGTLDEVQIAEIRDRLAQLAELDRRREAILKSLAERELLTDELAAKIAAAETLSVLEDVYLPFRPKRRTRAMIAREKGLEPLADRIFAQEADLDPETAAAAFVDAEKGVASVAEALAGARDILAERINESEEARSRMRAFFAEKAVFQSRVVPGKETEGNRFRDWFDWEEPAVRAPSHRILAMRRGEKEEFLFLRVVPPEAEALALLVEMFVKSGGSSSEQVRLAVEDGYRRLLCPAMETEIRLATKKRADTEAIRVFAENLRQLLLAPPLGQKRLLALDPGFRTGCKLVCLDAQGKLLHHDTIFPHLSERARGEAAELVRELCAKHQVEAVAVGNGTAGRETEAFLREIGLPEAVSVVMVNESGASVYSASKTAREEFPDHDVTVRGAVSIGRRLQDPLAELVKIDPKAIGVGQYQHDVDQTALKQGLDDTVMSCVNAVGVEVNTASAALLTYVSGLGPALAGRIVARRDEHGPFSSREELKQVPRLGAKAFEQAAGFLRIRDGANPLDASAVHPERYGIVDRMASDLGCTVADLLADAGLRKRIDLSSYITQDVGLPTLNDILAELAKPGRDPRERFEIFQFAEGVEKIEDLHPGMKLPGIVTNLTAFGAFVDVGVHQDGLVHLSQLADRFVKDPGEVLKVRQAVEVTVLAVDLERRRISLSLKKNPDLAVGASASRPERGAGGEGPGPGKPGAGTDGRGRPGPGGPRRDRRGDGKKQGKGPAENVPFNNPFAAVFGKK; this is encoded by the coding sequence ATGACGGAACTGACGGCAAACGCCGCGGCGGAGGCCACGGAAGCACATATTCAGCGGATCGCCGGGGAGCTCGGCATCGCGCCGGGGCAGGTCGAGGCGACGGCGCGCCTCCTCGGCGAAGGGGCGACGGTGCCCTTCATCGCCCGCTACCGGAAAGAGGCGACGGGAACCCTCGACGAGGTCCAGATCGCGGAGATCCGGGACCGCCTTGCACAGCTTGCCGAGCTGGACAGGCGTCGCGAGGCGATCCTGAAGTCCCTGGCGGAGCGGGAGCTCCTGACGGACGAGCTGGCGGCAAAGATCGCCGCCGCCGAGACACTCTCCGTTCTGGAGGACGTCTATCTCCCCTTCCGGCCCAAGCGGCGGACCCGGGCCATGATCGCCCGGGAAAAGGGTCTGGAGCCCCTGGCGGACAGGATCTTCGCCCAGGAGGCGGACCTCGATCCCGAGACCGCGGCGGCCGCCTTCGTCGATGCCGAAAAGGGCGTGGCCTCCGTGGCGGAGGCCCTCGCCGGGGCGCGGGACATCCTCGCCGAGCGGATCAACGAGAGCGAGGAGGCCCGGTCCCGTATGCGGGCCTTCTTCGCGGAGAAGGCCGTCTTCCAGTCCCGGGTCGTTCCGGGCAAGGAGACGGAGGGCAACCGCTTCCGCGACTGGTTCGACTGGGAAGAACCCGCCGTCCGGGCGCCGTCCCACCGGATCCTGGCCATGCGGCGGGGCGAAAAGGAGGAGTTCCTGTTCCTCCGGGTCGTTCCGCCGGAAGCGGAGGCGCTGGCGCTCCTCGTGGAGATGTTTGTGAAGAGCGGCGGTTCGTCGTCGGAGCAGGTCCGGCTGGCCGTCGAGGACGGCTACCGGCGCCTGTTGTGCCCGGCCATGGAGACGGAGATCCGCCTGGCCACGAAGAAGCGTGCCGACACAGAGGCGATCCGGGTCTTTGCCGAGAATCTCCGGCAACTCCTCCTGGCCCCGCCCCTCGGGCAGAAGCGGCTCCTCGCCCTGGATCCGGGCTTCCGGACGGGGTGTAAGCTTGTCTGTCTCGACGCCCAGGGAAAGCTCCTCCACCACGACACGATCTTTCCCCACCTCTCCGAGCGGGCCCGGGGCGAGGCGGCGGAGCTGGTGCGGGAACTCTGCGCGAAACATCAGGTCGAGGCCGTCGCCGTCGGGAACGGTACGGCGGGGCGGGAGACCGAGGCCTTCCTACGGGAGATCGGCCTGCCGGAGGCGGTTTCCGTCGTCATGGTCAACGAGAGCGGCGCCTCGGTCTACTCGGCCTCGAAGACCGCCCGGGAGGAATTCCCCGACCACGACGTCACCGTCCGCGGCGCCGTGTCCATCGGCCGCCGCCTCCAGGACCCCCTGGCGGAGCTGGTCAAGATCGATCCCAAGGCGATCGGCGTCGGCCAGTACCAGCACGACGTCGATCAGACCGCCCTCAAGCAGGGCCTGGACGACACCGTCATGAGCTGCGTGAACGCCGTCGGTGTGGAGGTCAACACGGCCAGCGCGGCACTTTTGACCTATGTCTCCGGCCTCGGGCCCGCCCTGGCGGGCCGGATCGTCGCCCGGCGTGACGAGCACGGGCCCTTTTCCTCCCGGGAGGAGCTGAAGCAGGTGCCTCGGCTCGGGGCCAAGGCTTTCGAACAGGCCGCGGGTTTCCTTCGGATCCGGGACGGGGCGAATCCCCTCGACGCATCCGCCGTCCACCCCGAGCGCTACGGCATCGTGGACCGGATGGCCTCGGACCTGGGGTGCACCGTGGCGGACCTGCTGGCGGATGCAGGGCTGCGGAAGCGAATCGACCTCTCCAGCTACATCACCCAGGATGTGGGCCTCCCCACCCTGAACGACATTCTGGCCGAACTGGCCAAGCCCGGACGTGATCCGCGCGAGCGCTTCGAGATCTTTCAATTCGCCGAAGGGGTCGAAAAGATCGAGGATCTGCACCCGGGCATGAAGCTTCCGGGGATCGTGACGAACCTGACCGCCTTCGGGGCGTTCGTGGATGTAGGCGTCCACCAGGACGGCCTCGTCCACCTGAGCCAGCTGGCGGACCGTTTCGTGAAGGACCCCGGGGAGGTCCTGAAGGTCCGCCAGGCTGTCGAGGTGACGGTCCTGGCGGTGGATCTGGAGAGAAGGCGGATCTCCCTGTCGCTGAAGAAGAACCCGGACCTTGCGGTCGGCGCTTCCGCGAGCCGGCCGGAGCGGGGTGCGGGCGGAGAAGGCCCCGGCCCCGGGAAGCCCGGCGCCGGAACGGATGGACGCGGCCGGCCGGGTCCGGGCGGACCGAGGCGGGACCGGCGGGGAGACGGGAAGAAGCAGGGGAAAGGGCCGGCGGAAAACGTCCCCTTCAACAACCCCTTCGCCGCGGTCTTCGGGAAGAAATGA
- a CDS encoding AMP-binding protein, translating to MGGSKPWVKFYGHVPESLDYPRVTMYEALMQTAEKSPDTVAWDFLDTTATYREFAREIDRCADALAGLGLKKGDRITISMPTSPQGVIAFYAANRLGAVASMIHPLSTAKEIAFYLNVSQSRFALTLDAFYGKFKEVKNETPLERLILARIPDYLGLVKKIGFNLTKGRKIPPVPADPMVTWWKDMMAASWPKTPKAGMDTDDLAVILYSGGTTGTPKGIMLSNYNFISEGMMVSAWGNLGKNDGILAILPIFHGFGLGVCINAAFMGGAKSILVPQFTPEIVAGLIKKKRPSFVVGVPTLFEALCRNPVFQSADLSCLMATFSGADTLPRPVKERFEALVKERGGNVKLLEGYGLTEAVTAIMATPIQEYREGSVGVPFPDMLAKVVIVDTTEEAPLGEEGELCVSGPAVMMGYLDSPEETARTLKTHADGRVWLHTGDIASMDADGFFYFKLRLKRMIKSSGMNVYPAQVEDILYAHPDVKDACVIGVPDEAQVQRVKAFVVLKDRANETPEMEQKLIRHCQDHLIKWSCPREIEFRSTLPCTLVGKIAYNALEQEEIEKLKACGKFSGE from the coding sequence ATGGGCGGCAGCAAACCATGGGTGAAATTCTACGGCCACGTCCCGGAGTCCCTCGACTATCCGCGGGTGACCATGTACGAGGCCCTCATGCAGACGGCGGAGAAGTCCCCCGATACCGTGGCCTGGGACTTCCTGGACACCACCGCCACCTACCGCGAGTTCGCCCGGGAGATCGACCGGTGCGCCGACGCCCTGGCGGGCCTCGGCCTGAAAAAAGGCGACCGGATCACCATCTCCATGCCCACGAGCCCCCAGGGGGTCATCGCCTTCTATGCCGCCAACCGGCTGGGAGCCGTGGCCAGCATGATCCATCCCCTCTCCACCGCCAAGGAGATCGCCTTCTACCTGAACGTCAGCCAGAGCCGCTTTGCACTGACCCTGGACGCCTTCTACGGGAAATTCAAGGAAGTGAAAAACGAGACCCCGCTGGAGCGGCTGATCCTGGCGCGAATCCCCGACTACCTGGGTCTCGTCAAGAAGATCGGCTTCAACCTGACAAAGGGCCGGAAGATCCCGCCGGTGCCGGCGGATCCGATGGTGACCTGGTGGAAGGACATGATGGCCGCCTCCTGGCCGAAAACGCCGAAGGCCGGCATGGACACGGACGACCTGGCGGTGATCCTCTACAGCGGCGGCACGACGGGCACCCCCAAGGGGATCATGCTCTCCAACTACAACTTCATCAGCGAAGGCATGATGGTCTCCGCCTGGGGCAACCTGGGGAAGAACGACGGCATCCTGGCCATCCTGCCCATCTTCCACGGCTTCGGCCTGGGGGTCTGCATCAACGCCGCCTTCATGGGCGGGGCCAAGAGCATCCTGGTCCCCCAGTTCACCCCGGAGATCGTGGCCGGCCTGATCAAGAAGAAGCGCCCCTCCTTCGTGGTGGGGGTCCCCACGCTCTTCGAGGCCCTCTGCCGGAATCCCGTCTTCCAGAGCGCCGACCTGTCCTGCCTGATGGCCACCTTCAGCGGCGCCGACACCCTGCCCCGGCCGGTGAAGGAGCGCTTCGAAGCGCTCGTGAAGGAGCGGGGGGGCAATGTGAAACTCCTGGAGGGCTACGGCCTCACCGAGGCGGTGACGGCCATCATGGCCACGCCGATCCAGGAATACCGCGAGGGGAGCGTCGGCGTGCCCTTTCCGGACATGCTGGCCAAGGTCGTGATCGTCGATACGACGGAGGAGGCGCCCCTGGGAGAGGAGGGCGAGCTCTGCGTCTCCGGGCCGGCGGTCATGATGGGATACCTGGACTCCCCGGAGGAGACGGCCCGGACGCTGAAGACTCATGCCGACGGCAGGGTTTGGCTCCACACCGGTGACATCGCCTCCATGGACGCCGACGGCTTCTTCTACTTCAAGCTCCGCCTCAAGAGGATGATCAAGTCCTCGGGGATGAACGTCTATCCAGCCCAGGTGGAGGACATCCTCTACGCCCACCCGGACGTGAAGGACGCCTGCGTCATCGGCGTCCCCGACGAGGCCCAGGTCCAGCGGGTAAAGGCCTTCGTGGTCCTGAAGGACCGGGCGAACGAGACCCCGGAAATGGAGCAGAAGCTGATCCGCCACTGCCAGGACCACCTGATCAAGTGGAGCTGCCCCCGGGAGATCGAATTCCGGAGCACCCTCCCCTGCACCCTGGTGGGCAAGATCGCCTACAACGCCCTGGAGCAGGAGGAGATCGAGAAGCTGAAGGCCTGCGGCAAGTTCTCCGGAGAATAG
- a CDS encoding phosphate acyltransferase, translating into MIRSLADFTRIAKEKGPKKLAVLAPEDEDFMRAVKTSWEMGYIEPVLIGNSEKMERVAGRVGFDIGSFDKIPGVEQQAISDLGIRMLFSGELPIASKGQIPTSYIYRSIIREEAKAASGMTVSVVTFWEIPGIDHLVVFTDTGVNIKPDARAKAEIIKNAVFVYHLMGVPRPRISVLSGKREVGGDLASYRDYRFLRKAAAVGELGECEIVDATSFTEIFRGSRRPGAPARDVRREMPHILVVPCLDTGNVICKLDFFLDVTRSSLVAASRGPVCIPARSDFSDNIVQQLAMCVVLADRMGKEVH; encoded by the coding sequence ATGATCCGATCGTTGGCGGACTTTACGAGGATTGCGAAAGAAAAGGGACCGAAGAAGCTCGCCGTGCTTGCGCCGGAGGACGAGGACTTCATGCGGGCGGTCAAGACGAGCTGGGAGATGGGCTACATCGAGCCCGTTCTCATCGGCAACAGCGAGAAAATGGAGCGGGTGGCGGGCCGGGTCGGCTTCGACATCGGGAGCTTCGACAAGATTCCGGGCGTCGAGCAGCAGGCCATCTCCGACCTGGGGATCCGCATGCTCTTCTCGGGAGAGCTGCCCATCGCGAGCAAGGGCCAGATCCCGACCTCCTACATTTACCGCTCCATCATCCGCGAGGAGGCGAAGGCGGCCTCCGGCATGACTGTAAGCGTCGTCACCTTCTGGGAGATTCCCGGCATCGACCACCTGGTGGTCTTCACGGACACGGGCGTCAACATCAAACCCGACGCCAGGGCCAAGGCGGAGATCATCAAGAACGCCGTTTTTGTCTATCACCTCATGGGCGTTCCGAGGCCGCGGATCTCCGTTCTTTCGGGAAAGCGGGAGGTGGGCGGCGATCTGGCCTCCTACCGGGACTACCGGTTTCTCAGGAAAGCGGCGGCCGTCGGAGAACTGGGGGAGTGCGAAATCGTCGATGCCACCTCCTTCACGGAGATCTTCCGGGGCTCCAGGCGGCCCGGGGCTCCGGCCCGGGATGTCAGGCGGGAGATGCCCCACATCCTGGTGGTGCCCTGCCTCGACACGGGCAACGTCATCTGCAAGCTCGACTTCTTCCTCGATGTAACCCGCAGCTCGCTGGTCGCCGCGTCCCGGGGACCCGTTTGCATCCCCGCCCGCTCGGATTTCAGCGACAACATCGTGCAGCAGCTGGCCATGTGTGTCGTCCTGGCCGACCGCATGGGAAAGGAGGTGCACTGA
- the ftsH gene encoding ATP-dependent zinc metalloprotease FtsH: protein MDKKHRFSIWYVFLAIWAVLLIQSYISSLFAVQVIPYSQFLTLLKSGKITEIAVTANQIQGKMKVEGGKPEDTKAFKTIRVDSELSNMLAQYPVVFKGEIESTFVRDLLSWVLPVLIFVGIWYWLMKRMGSQQAGFMTLGKNKAKIYVENELNVTFDDVAGVDEAKQELVEVIDFLKNPGKFGILGGKIPKGILLVGPPGTGKTLLAKAVAGESGVPFFSISGSEFVEMFVGMGAARVRDLFVQAKEKAPCIIFIDELDALGKARGFGAMGGHDEREQTLNQLLVEMDGFDPKVGVILMAATNRPEILDPALLRAGRFDRHVLVDRPDRKGREDILKVHLKKIKTAPDVDVERLAAMTPGMVGADLANLVNEAALLAVRRDRKDVSMAEFSEAVERIVGGLEKKNRLINPKERETVAYHEMGHALVALSLPGTDPVQKISIIPRGIAALGYTMQVPTEDRFLMTRTELLNKIATFLGGRAAEEIVFGDISTGAHNDLSRATEIAKSMIKEYGMSSVLGQVYLSRERRSLFLDPGAREGGDYSDETARTIDREVMGIIDAQYAVAKDILQKKKESLVRGATLLLEKEKLDGEEIKALL, encoded by the coding sequence ATGGACAAGAAGCACCGTTTCTCCATCTGGTACGTCTTCCTGGCGATCTGGGCGGTTCTGCTCATCCAGAGCTACATCTCCTCGCTCTTCGCCGTCCAGGTGATCCCCTACAGCCAGTTCCTCACCCTCCTGAAAAGCGGAAAGATCACCGAGATCGCCGTCACGGCCAACCAGATCCAGGGCAAGATGAAGGTCGAGGGCGGCAAGCCGGAAGACACCAAGGCCTTCAAGACGATCCGCGTCGACTCGGAGCTGTCCAACATGCTCGCCCAGTATCCGGTGGTCTTCAAGGGGGAGATTGAATCCACCTTTGTCAGGGACCTCCTGTCCTGGGTCCTGCCGGTCCTGATCTTCGTGGGCATCTGGTACTGGCTCATGAAGCGCATGGGGAGCCAGCAGGCGGGCTTCATGACGCTGGGGAAAAACAAGGCGAAGATCTACGTGGAGAACGAGCTGAACGTCACCTTCGATGACGTGGCGGGCGTGGACGAGGCGAAGCAGGAGCTGGTGGAGGTTATCGACTTCCTCAAGAACCCCGGGAAATTCGGGATCCTGGGAGGCAAGATCCCCAAGGGAATCCTGCTTGTGGGCCCCCCGGGGACGGGAAAGACCCTCCTGGCCAAGGCCGTTGCGGGGGAGAGCGGCGTCCCCTTCTTCAGCATCAGCGGCTCCGAGTTCGTCGAGATGTTCGTCGGCATGGGCGCCGCCCGCGTCCGGGACCTCTTCGTCCAGGCCAAGGAGAAGGCCCCCTGCATCATTTTCATCGACGAGCTGGACGCCCTGGGGAAGGCCCGGGGATTCGGCGCCATGGGCGGCCACGACGAGCGGGAGCAGACCCTCAACCAGCTCCTCGTGGAGATGGACGGCTTCGACCCGAAGGTCGGCGTCATCCTCATGGCCGCCACGAACCGGCCGGAGATCCTCGACCCGGCGCTCCTCCGGGCCGGGCGGTTCGACCGCCACGTCCTGGTGGACCGGCCGGACAGGAAGGGGCGGGAGGACATCCTGAAGGTCCACCTGAAGAAAATCAAGACGGCCCCGGATGTGGACGTGGAGCGCCTGGCCGCGATGACGCCGGGAATGGTGGGAGCGGATCTCGCCAACCTTGTGAACGAGGCGGCCCTGCTGGCGGTCCGGAGAGACCGGAAGGACGTGAGCATGGCCGAGTTCTCGGAGGCGGTGGAGCGCATCGTCGGCGGCCTGGAGAAAAAGAACCGCCTCATCAACCCCAAGGAGCGGGAGACGGTGGCCTACCATGAAATGGGCCACGCCCTGGTGGCCCTGTCCCTGCCCGGGACGGACCCGGTGCAGAAGATCTCCATCATCCCCCGCGGCATCGCCGCACTGGGCTATACCATGCAGGTCCCCACGGAGGACCGGTTCCTCATGACGAGGACCGAGCTTCTCAATAAGATCGCCACGTTTCTGGGTGGCCGGGCGGCGGAGGAGATCGTCTTCGGCGACATCTCCACGGGTGCCCACAACGACCTGTCTCGGGCGACAGAGATCGCCAAGAGCATGATCAAGGAGTACGGTATGAGCAGCGTACTGGGCCAGGTCTACCTCTCCCGGGAGCGGCGCTCCCTGTTCCTGGATCCGGGGGCCAGGGAGGGCGGCGACTACAGCGACGAGACCGCCCGGACCATCGACCGGGAGGTCATGGGGATCATCGACGCCCAGTACGCCGTGGCGAAGGACATCCTGCAGAAGAAGAAGGAATCCCTCGTCCGGGGGGCAACGCTGCTCCTGGAGAAGGAGAAGCTCGACGGCGAGGAGATCAAGGCACTGCTGTGA
- a CDS encoding 2-hydroxyacyl-CoA dehydratase family protein translates to MNPMAEITAALADAGGYARDLKKRTNGRTVGYVCSYTPEELILAAGAHPLRLLGTAQAIHRADAHLQTYCCSLVRGILEEALSGNLDFLDGMVFPHTCDSIQRLSDIWRLNIPFGFHADVVLPVKLTTTSARDYMADVLRKFRGDLEKSLSVSITDEALKEAIGLTNGVRAALRRLYELRTANPALVSGSDVHRVIRASMITDRRRFLALLEVFLADAAGKDTPAAAKRPHRLILSGGVCNAPDVYGMIADAGGAVVWDDLCTGGRAFEEPIPLDGDPIEGMADRLVKRVVCPAKHGGLTNRADHLVGLVKEKNARGVIFLLLKFCDPHAFDYPYLKAALDREGIPSLLMEVEDPLPPEGQLRTRIEAFLEML, encoded by the coding sequence ATGAATCCGATGGCTGAAATCACGGCGGCCCTGGCGGACGCCGGCGGATACGCAAGAGACCTCAAGAAACGGACAAACGGAAGGACGGTGGGCTACGTCTGCTCCTACACGCCGGAGGAGCTGATCCTGGCGGCGGGGGCTCACCCGCTCCGCCTCCTCGGAACGGCCCAGGCCATCCACCGGGCCGACGCCCATCTCCAGACCTACTGCTGCTCCCTGGTGCGGGGCATCCTCGAGGAGGCCCTGTCGGGAAACCTGGACTTCCTGGACGGGATGGTCTTCCCCCATACCTGCGACTCGATCCAGCGCCTCTCGGACATCTGGCGCCTCAACATCCCCTTCGGCTTCCACGCCGACGTGGTCCTGCCGGTGAAGCTGACGACGACGAGCGCCCGGGACTACATGGCGGACGTTCTCCGGAAGTTCCGTGGGGACCTTGAAAAATCCCTCTCGGTTTCAATCACAGACGAGGCCCTCAAGGAGGCCATCGGCCTTACCAACGGCGTCCGGGCGGCCCTGAGGCGACTATACGAGCTCAGGACGGCGAATCCCGCCCTGGTCTCCGGCAGCGACGTCCACCGGGTCATCCGGGCCTCCATGATCACGGATCGCCGGCGCTTCCTGGCCCTCCTGGAGGTATTTCTGGCGGATGCGGCCGGAAAGGACACGCCGGCCGCGGCGAAGCGGCCCCACCGGCTGATCCTCTCCGGCGGCGTCTGCAACGCCCCGGACGTCTACGGCATGATCGCCGACGCCGGCGGGGCCGTCGTCTGGGATGATCTCTGCACCGGCGGCAGGGCCTTCGAGGAGCCGATTCCCCTGGACGGAGACCCGATCGAGGGGATGGCGGACCGCCTCGTGAAGCGGGTCGTCTGCCCGGCGAAGCACGGGGGTCTCACGAACCGGGCGGACCACCTGGTGGGCCTCGTAAAGGAGAAGAACGCCCGGGGCGTCATCTTCCTGCTCCTGAAGTTCTGTGATCCCCACGCCTTCGATTATCCGTACCTGAAGGCGGCCCTCGACCGGGAGGGCATCCCCAGCCTCCTGATGGAAGTGGAGGACCCGCTGCCGCCGGAAGGACAGCTCCGGACCCGCATCGAGGCGTTCCTGGAGATGCTGTAA
- a CDS encoding septal ring lytic transglycosylase RlpA family protein, with protein sequence MHPVNRIGKIAWFAAACLLVFFAAVLPLRAEEPSGSETAVAEKADASAGNEQDGTLGKAYYYHKRYNFRKTSSGAVYDPRKMTAAHPTLPLGTRVKVINLANDRSVVVTVNDRCRHHSFEFIDLSRAAARELGFFGRGMAQVRIIPLQEEPE encoded by the coding sequence ATGCATCCAGTGAATCGGATCGGCAAGATTGCATGGTTTGCCGCCGCCTGCCTGCTTGTTTTCTTCGCCGCCGTCCTGCCCCTCCGGGCGGAAGAGCCGTCCGGAAGTGAAACCGCCGTGGCGGAGAAGGCGGATGCCTCCGCCGGGAACGAGCAGGATGGGACGCTCGGTAAGGCCTATTATTACCACAAGCGCTACAACTTCCGGAAAACCAGCTCGGGGGCGGTCTACGACCCCCGGAAAATGACGGCGGCCCACCCGACACTGCCCCTGGGTACGAGGGTGAAGGTGATCAACCTTGCCAACGACCGGTCGGTCGTCGTGACCGTCAACGACCGTTGCCGCCATCACAGCTTCGAATTCATCGACCTGTCACGGGCGGCAGCGCGGGAACTCGGCTTCTTCGGCCGGGGGATGGCGCAGGTGCGGATCATCCCGCTTCAGGAAGAGCCGGAGTGA
- a CDS encoding phosphate acyltransferase produces the protein MIRSFKDILEAAMQAGPKRIAVPFPTVEDVRILSRAAASGLAVPCLIGRAESLKAAVGRTPLASREHEIVDGSDRKEALRHAVARVRDGRADILMQGGLSHRTLMKAVLDPAGGLKKKGGTASYISVFPLLKREKLILITDTFLNDFPGLVEKQGILNNALRLARRLGIETPNVAVLAAIEQVNPGIPSTLDAAILSKMGERRQFGKAVVEGPIDIDCALSKVAADRKGLQSAVTGNVDIYLVPEIDTGHLLAESLVFFGGMQTVGIVAGTAGPVLLKLPFVAAENRVVEIALAGLLSGGANHG, from the coding sequence ATGATCCGGTCCTTCAAAGACATCCTGGAAGCGGCCATGCAGGCGGGACCGAAGCGGATCGCCGTTCCTTTTCCCACGGTCGAAGACGTCCGGATCCTCTCCCGGGCGGCGGCGTCGGGACTTGCCGTCCCCTGCCTGATCGGCAGGGCGGAATCGCTGAAGGCAGCCGTGGGACGGACTCCCCTGGCATCCCGGGAGCACGAGATCGTGGACGGGAGCGACCGGAAGGAGGCCCTGCGGCACGCGGTGGCCCGGGTCCGGGATGGCCGGGCGGACATCCTGATGCAGGGCGGCCTGTCGCACCGGACCCTGATGAAGGCCGTGCTGGACCCCGCCGGCGGCCTGAAGAAAAAGGGCGGCACGGCGAGCTACATCTCCGTCTTTCCGCTCCTGAAACGGGAGAAGCTGATCCTCATTACGGACACGTTCCTCAACGACTTCCCGGGCCTGGTCGAGAAGCAGGGGATCCTGAACAACGCCCTCCGGCTTGCGCGCCGGCTCGGCATCGAGACGCCGAACGTGGCCGTCCTGGCGGCAATCGAGCAGGTCAATCCGGGCATCCCTTCGACGCTGGACGCGGCGATCCTCTCCAAAATGGGGGAGAGGAGGCAGTTCGGCAAGGCCGTCGTCGAGGGGCCCATAGACATCGACTGCGCCCTGAGCAAGGTCGCGGCGGACCGGAAGGGACTGCAGAGCGCCGTCACCGGCAATGTCGACATCTACCTGGTTCCCGAGATCGATACGGGCCACCTGCTGGCGGAATCCCTTGTCTTCTTCGGGGGCATGCAGACCGTGGGCATTGTTGCGGGAACGGCCGGGCCGGTGCTCCTGAAGCTTCCCTTCGTGGCTGCGGAAAACCGGGTCGTGGAGATCGCCCTGGCCGGTCTGCTCTCGGGAGGAGCGAACCATGGATAA